One window of the Deltaproteobacteria bacterium genome contains the following:
- a CDS encoding type IV pilus twitching motility protein PilT, with translation MVTMQELLNVMYEKGASDLHITTGVAPTIRVDGRLMPLPHEPLMPQDTKRLCYSVLTEVQKQRFEEEWELDLSFGVKGLSRFRANVYMQRGAVAGAFRTIPFRVRPFEELGLPPHLKDLCKKPRGLVLVTGPTGSGKSTTLAAMIDKINNERQEHIITIEDPIEYLHPHKKCLVNQREVNADTQGFKKALKYILRQDPDVVLIGEMRDLETIEAALTVAETGHLVFATLHTNSCVQTINRILDVFPPYQQPQVRAQLSFVLEGVISQILIPRASGNGRVLALEVMIPNPAIRNLIREEKVHQIYSQMQVGQAKFGMQTMNQSLLATYLRREITLDDAVGRSSDPDEFRNLLTNAQNHPQGPGRRA, from the coding sequence ATGGTGACGATGCAGGAACTTCTCAACGTGATGTACGAGAAGGGGGCGTCCGATCTCCACATCACGACGGGGGTCGCGCCGACGATCCGCGTGGACGGCCGTCTGATGCCGTTGCCGCACGAGCCGCTCATGCCGCAGGACACCAAGCGGCTTTGCTACAGCGTCCTGACCGAGGTCCAGAAGCAGCGGTTCGAGGAGGAATGGGAGCTCGACCTCTCCTTCGGCGTCAAGGGGCTCTCCCGCTTCCGGGCGAACGTCTACATGCAGCGCGGGGCCGTCGCCGGCGCCTTCCGGACCATCCCGTTCCGGGTCCGTCCCTTCGAGGAACTGGGACTCCCGCCGCACCTGAAGGACCTATGCAAGAAGCCCCGGGGACTGGTTCTGGTGACCGGGCCGACCGGGTCCGGGAAGTCGACCACCCTCGCGGCGATGATCGACAAGATCAACAACGAGCGGCAGGAGCACATCATCACGATCGAGGACCCGATCGAGTATCTCCACCCGCACAAGAAGTGCCTCGTGAACCAGCGGGAGGTCAACGCCGATACACAGGGGTTCAAGAAGGCGCTCAAATACATCCTTCGGCAGGACCCCGACGTCGTCCTCATCGGCGAGATGCGGGACCTGGAAACGATCGAGGCGGCGCTCACCGTCGCCGAGACCGGCCACTTGGTGTTCGCGACCCTCCACACGAACTCGTGCGTCCAGACGATCAACCGGATCCTCGACGTGTTCCCTCCCTACCAGCAGCCGCAGGTACGCGCGCAGCTTTCCTTCGTCCTCGAGGGGGTCATCTCCCAGATCCTCATCCCCCGGGCGAGCGGGAACGGGCGCGTCCTCGCCCTCGAGGTGATGATCCCGAACCCGGCGATCCGGAACCTGATCCGGGAGGAGAAGGTGCACCAGATCTACTCCCAGATGCAGGTGGGACAGGCGAAGTTCGGGATGCAGACGATGAACCAGTCGCTGCTCGCGACGTACCTTCGCAGGGAGATCACGCTGGACGACGCGGTCGGGCGCAGTTCCGACCCCGACGAATTCCGCAATCTGCTGACGAACGCGCAGAACCACCCCCAGGGACCGGGCCGCAGGGCCTGA
- the gvpA gene encoding gas vesicle structural protein GvpA (There are 14 genes on the gvp gene cluster in halophilic archaea. The product of gvpA is a structural component of gas vesicles, which provide buoyancy to cells and promote flotation. It has been reported that the products of gvpAO and gvpFGJKLM represent the minimal set required for gas vesicle formation in halophilic archaea.), which yields MAKVQKSTDSSSLAEVVDRILDKGIVIDAWVKVSLVGIELLSIEARVVIASVETYLKYAEAIGLTASAAAPA from the coding sequence ATGGCAAAGGTACAGAAGTCGACGGATTCTTCCAGCTTGGCGGAGGTTGTGGATCGGATCCTGGACAAGGGCATCGTGATCGACGCGTGGGTGAAGGTGTCTTTGGTGGGGATCGAGTTGCTGTCGATTGAGGCTCGCGTGGTGATCGCGTCGGTGGAGACCTACCTGAAGTACGCCGAAGCGATCGGCCTGACCGCCAGCGCTGCCGCGCCGGCGTAA
- the trmFO gene encoding methylenetetrahydrofolate--tRNA-(uracil(54)-C(5))-methyltransferase (FADH(2)-oxidizing) TrmFO, with amino-acid sequence MADRSVTVVGAGLAGSEAALRLSRAGVQVDLYEMRPGKPTPAHRSGRFAELVCSNSLGSGELTSGKGLLKEELRILGSALLPIAEVSRVPAGKALAVDREEFGRRVTEAVRSCPGIRVHEEEVKAIPGDPLVILACGPLASDAIASAIRDVLGDDGFYFYDAISPIVDAETIDPEGSFVADRYGVGTGDYLNLPMDRERYEAFLAALLTAKTVALRAFEEPRYFEGCMPVEEIARRGPDTLLFGPMRPVGLRDPRTGRIPHAVVQLRKENAAGTMYNLVGFQTRLTYPEQKRVFSLIPGLSSAGYFRYGSVHRNSFLDARRHLHPWMESRRRVGLFFAGQITGVEGYVESIASGLVAAVSALLRDAGKDPRPFPRESMIGALMERITTPGPDRAQPMNANFGLLPEVAVRRKRDRKERKAEVALAAIRRFAAD; translated from the coding sequence ATGGCTGACCGCTCCGTGACGGTCGTGGGCGCGGGTCTCGCCGGTTCGGAGGCGGCCCTTCGTCTGTCCCGCGCCGGCGTCCAGGTCGACCTGTACGAGATGCGCCCCGGGAAACCCACCCCCGCGCACCGGTCGGGCCGGTTCGCGGAACTCGTGTGCAGCAACTCCCTCGGCTCCGGGGAGCTGACCTCGGGGAAGGGTCTTCTCAAGGAGGAGCTTCGGATCCTCGGGTCCGCCCTCCTCCCCATCGCGGAGGTTTCCCGGGTCCCCGCGGGGAAGGCGCTGGCGGTCGACCGGGAGGAGTTCGGCCGCCGGGTGACGGAGGCGGTCCGATCCTGTCCCGGCATCCGTGTCCACGAGGAGGAAGTGAAAGCGATCCCCGGGGATCCCCTGGTGATCCTGGCCTGCGGGCCGCTCGCATCGGACGCCATCGCGTCGGCGATTCGCGACGTTCTGGGGGACGACGGGTTCTACTTCTACGACGCCATCTCGCCGATCGTGGACGCGGAGACGATCGACCCCGAAGGGTCGTTCGTCGCCGACCGGTACGGCGTCGGGACGGGGGACTATCTCAACCTCCCCATGGACCGGGAACGGTACGAGGCGTTCCTCGCCGCCCTGTTGACGGCGAAAACGGTGGCGCTGCGCGCGTTCGAGGAGCCGAGGTACTTCGAGGGGTGCATGCCGGTGGAGGAGATCGCGCGGCGCGGTCCGGACACCCTCCTGTTCGGTCCGATGCGGCCCGTCGGCCTGCGGGACCCGCGGACCGGCAGGATTCCCCACGCGGTCGTCCAGCTTCGGAAGGAAAACGCGGCGGGGACGATGTACAACCTGGTCGGTTTCCAGACGCGCCTGACCTACCCGGAGCAGAAGCGGGTCTTCTCGCTGATCCCGGGGCTCTCGTCCGCCGGGTATTTTCGATACGGATCGGTGCACCGCAACAGTTTTCTCGATGCCCGACGGCACCTCCATCCATGGATGGAGTCCCGGAGGCGAGTCGGACTCTTCTTCGCGGGCCAGATCACGGGGGTCGAGGGTTACGTCGAGTCGATCGCGTCCGGGCTGGTCGCGGCGGTTTCCGCTTTGCTTCGGGATGCCGGTAAGGATCCTCGTCCCTTCCCGCGGGAGTCGATGATCGGCGCGCTGATGGAACGGATCACCACGCCGGGTCCGGACCGGGCCCAGCCGATGAACGCAAACTTCGGGCTTCTTCCCGAAGTGGCGGTGCGCCGGAAGCGGGACCGAAAGGAGCGGAAGGCGGAGGTCGCGCTCGCCGCCATCCGCCGTTTCGCCGCCGACTGA
- a CDS encoding ATP-binding protein, with the protein MRSPELLLTGGFQLLYFAVLLSYGWLLLRYAAWGSVDLPTYAVFLQAVADVAFISIIVFATGLYDSVFSFMFVVVILLGSLERYLRGAVGWALLSSAAYTVLVYLQMRGILLPPGFEATSVSFSQFARSAVTNSTAFLLTGVLSGFLGEEIRKGVEKVRDRDDVIQKLESFHKHVIDNIPSGLLTIDTQGRVNLVNDTACVILGMTREDTVGKPMGQVLAGIDGWEAREGRDEPLVPRAEIRFLRADGTEVFLGFSTSPMKDAEGNSIGRVVIFQDLTPIRQMEERVRIADRLAGVGELAAGLAHEIRNPLASIAGSSQLLRESAASSGESATLLDIIGRESQRLNGLITDFLAYTGPSQRNTTRLDVAALLRDVAEAVRAGEAREKGVAVELAALPALMVEGDGEQLKQVAWNLVRNAVQAAPAGGKVMIDGFEQIRHGFRYVVATVVDTGAGIAPGILEKIFNPFFTTKEGGTGLGLSISQRIVHQHKGFIEVRQAPGKGCAFSVFLPTASARDGEGNGDG; encoded by the coding sequence ATGCGCTCGCCGGAGCTGCTGCTCACGGGCGGGTTCCAGCTTCTGTACTTCGCCGTCCTTCTCTCCTACGGGTGGCTGCTTCTCCGGTACGCCGCGTGGGGGAGCGTCGATCTCCCGACGTACGCAGTTTTCCTCCAGGCCGTCGCGGACGTCGCGTTCATCTCCATCATCGTCTTCGCGACCGGCCTGTACGACAGCGTCTTCTCCTTCATGTTCGTGGTCGTGATCCTGCTCGGGAGCCTCGAGCGGTACCTGCGCGGGGCGGTGGGCTGGGCGCTCCTTTCCTCCGCGGCGTACACCGTCCTCGTCTACCTGCAGATGCGCGGGATTCTCCTTCCCCCCGGTTTCGAGGCGACGTCCGTCTCGTTTTCCCAGTTCGCCCGTTCCGCGGTGACGAACTCGACGGCCTTCCTGCTCACGGGCGTCCTTTCCGGATTTCTCGGGGAGGAGATCCGGAAGGGGGTGGAGAAAGTCCGCGACCGGGACGACGTGATCCAGAAACTGGAGAGCTTCCACAAGCACGTGATCGACAACATCCCGTCCGGCCTCCTCACGATCGACACGCAGGGAAGGGTGAACCTGGTGAACGACACGGCGTGCGTCATTCTCGGCATGACGCGGGAGGATACGGTCGGGAAGCCGATGGGGCAGGTCCTCGCCGGGATCGATGGGTGGGAGGCGAGGGAGGGCAGGGACGAACCCCTGGTTCCGCGCGCGGAGATCCGGTTTCTGCGGGCCGACGGCACGGAGGTCTTTCTCGGGTTCTCGACCTCTCCGATGAAGGACGCGGAGGGAAACTCGATCGGCCGCGTGGTGATCTTCCAGGACCTGACCCCCATCCGGCAGATGGAGGAGCGGGTCCGGATCGCGGATCGCCTGGCGGGGGTGGGCGAGCTCGCCGCGGGTCTCGCGCACGAGATCCGGAATCCCCTCGCGTCGATCGCCGGATCGTCCCAGCTGCTCCGGGAGTCGGCCGCCTCCTCCGGCGAATCGGCGACCCTCCTCGACATCATCGGGAGGGAAAGCCAGCGGTTGAACGGCCTGATCACCGACTTCCTCGCCTACACCGGCCCCTCTCAAAGGAACACGACGCGCCTCGACGTGGCGGCGCTGCTCCGGGACGTCGCCGAGGCGGTCCGCGCGGGGGAGGCCCGGGAGAAAGGCGTGGCGGTCGAGCTCGCTGCGCTTCCGGCGCTCATGGTGGAGGGGGACGGCGAGCAGTTGAAGCAGGTGGCGTGGAACCTCGTCCGCAACGCGGTGCAGGCCGCCCCGGCGGGGGGAAAGGTGATGATCGACGGCTTTGAACAGATCCGCCACGGGTTCCGGTACGTCGTCGCGACGGTGGTCGACACCGGGGCCGGGATCGCCCCGGGGATCCTCGAAAAGATCTTCAACCCGTTCTTCACGACCAAGGAGGGGGGGACGGGGCTCGGTCTCTCCATCTCCCAGCGGATCGTTCACCAGCACAAGGGGTTCATCGAGGTTCGCCAGGCGCCCGGCAAGGGGTGCGCCTTCTCGGTGTTCCTCCCGACGGCGTCGGCGAGGGACGGGGAGGGGAACGGGGATGGCTGA
- a CDS encoding type II secretion system F family protein → MTKFAWEGKNRGGASVSGEMEAPSEAFVLAQLRREQIAPLKIRKKGTDLGIRLPWTGEKKVGGKEMAIFTRQFATMIDAGLPLVQCLDILGLQQENPTFKKVILKIKEDVESGSTFADALSKHPKVFDSLFVNLVAAGEVGGMLDTILSRLADYIEKSMKLAKKIKGAMVYPSTILAVAVVVTVVLLVYVIPIFAKMFADFGQALPGPTQFVLGISDFTRKYFLLVIVLIFLLVAAFKWYYKQETGRRTVDGLLLRLPVVGSLLQRIAVARFSRTLGTMVSSGVPILESMDIVAKTAGNKVIEEAIIKARVSISEGKTIAEPLADSKVFPPMVTQMVAVGEATGALDAMLTKIADFYDDEVDSAVEAMTALLEPMLMVFLGVVIGGLVIAMYLPVFKLAGAVGG, encoded by the coding sequence ATGACGAAATTCGCCTGGGAAGGGAAAAACCGCGGTGGTGCGTCGGTCTCGGGGGAGATGGAAGCCCCGAGCGAGGCGTTCGTCCTCGCGCAGCTGCGGCGGGAGCAGATCGCGCCCCTGAAGATCCGGAAGAAAGGAACGGACCTGGGGATCCGGCTCCCCTGGACGGGCGAGAAAAAGGTCGGCGGGAAGGAGATGGCCATCTTCACCCGCCAGTTCGCCACCATGATCGACGCGGGGCTCCCCCTTGTCCAGTGCCTCGACATCCTCGGGCTGCAGCAGGAGAACCCGACGTTCAAGAAGGTGATCCTGAAGATCAAGGAGGACGTGGAGAGCGGCTCCACCTTCGCCGACGCCCTTTCCAAGCACCCGAAGGTCTTCGATTCCCTTTTCGTCAACCTCGTCGCCGCGGGAGAGGTGGGCGGGATGCTCGACACGATCCTGTCGCGCCTCGCGGATTACATCGAGAAGTCGATGAAGCTCGCCAAGAAGATCAAGGGGGCGATGGTCTATCCGTCGACGATCCTCGCCGTCGCCGTCGTCGTCACGGTCGTCCTGCTCGTGTACGTCATCCCGATCTTCGCGAAGATGTTCGCCGATTTCGGGCAGGCGCTTCCCGGTCCCACCCAGTTCGTCCTCGGGATCAGCGACTTCACGCGCAAATATTTCCTGCTCGTCATCGTCTTAATCTTCCTGCTCGTGGCGGCGTTCAAGTGGTACTACAAGCAGGAAACCGGCCGGAGGACCGTCGACGGTCTTCTGCTGCGGCTCCCGGTCGTCGGCTCCCTGCTGCAGCGGATCGCGGTCGCGCGGTTCTCGCGGACCCTCGGGACGATGGTCAGCAGCGGCGTCCCCATCCTCGAGAGCATGGACATCGTGGCGAAAACCGCGGGGAACAAGGTCATCGAGGAGGCGATCATCAAGGCCCGCGTGAGCATCAGCGAGGGGAAGACGATCGCGGAACCGCTGGCCGACAGCAAGGTGTTCCCGCCGATGGTGACCCAGATGGTCGCCGTGGGCGAGGCCACGGGCGCCCTCGACGCGATGCTGACCAAGATCGCCGACTTCTACGACGACGAGGTCGACTCGGCCGTCGAGGCGATGACGGCGCTGCTCGAGCCGATGCTGATGGTCTTCCTCGGCGTGGTCATCGGCGGACTGGTGATCGCGATGTACCTGCCGGTGTTCAAGCTGGCGGGAGCCGTCGGGGGGTAG